One segment of Hippopotamus amphibius kiboko isolate mHipAmp2 chromosome 2, mHipAmp2.hap2, whole genome shotgun sequence DNA contains the following:
- the LOC130846199 gene encoding olfactory receptor 4K2, with the protein MDVANKSTVSEFVLLGLSNSWTLQMFFFVVFSLFYVATMVGNSLIVITVIADSHLHSPMYFLLTNLSVIDMSLASFATPKMITDYLTGHKTIFFDGCITQIFFLHLFTGTEIILLMAMSFDRYIAICKPLHYASIISPQICVALVVVSWVVGVMHSMSQVIFALTLPFCGHNVVDSFFCDLPVVFQLACVDSYLLGLFMISTSGIIALSCFILLFNSYVIVLVTIRNHSSKRSSKFLSTCTAHFIVVFMFFGPCICIYMWPLSSFLVDKILSVFYTIFTPILNPVVYTLRNEEVKAAMRKLKSKLLDSNKATPLHYF; encoded by the coding sequence ATGGACGTGGCCAACAAGTCTACAGTTTCTGAATTTGTTTTGCTAGGACTCTCTAATTCCTGGACACTACAGATGTTTTTCTTCGTGGTCTTTTCACTGTTTTATGTGGCAACAATGGTGGGTAATAGCCTCATAGTCATCACAGTTATAGCTGACTCTCACCTGCACTCCCCTATGTATTTCCTGCTCACCAACCTTTCTGTCATTGATATGTCTCTTGCTTCCTTTGCCACCCCTAAGATGATTACAGACTATCTCACTGGACACAAAACCATCTTCTTTGATGGCTGCATCACCCAGATATTTTTTCTACACCTTTTTACTGGCACTGAGATTATTTTACTTATGGCTATGTCTTTTGATAGGTATATTGCAATATGCAAGCCCCTCCACTATGCTTCCATCATAAGTCCCCAGATATGTGTTGCTCTTGTGGTGGTTTCCTGGGTTGTAGGGGTCATGCATTCAATGAGCCAGGTCATATTTGCTCTCACATTACCATTCTGTGGTCACAATGTGGTAGATAGCTTTTTCTGTGACCTTCCTGTAGTATTCCAGCTGGCATGTGTGGATTCTTACCTCCTGGGCCTCTTTATGATCTCAACAAGTGGTATAATTGCCTTGtcctgctttattcttttattcaattCTTATGTTATTGTCCTGGTTACTATCAGAAATCATTCTTCAAAAAGATCATCCAAGTTCCTTTCTACCTGCACAGCTCATTTTATTGTTGTCTTCATGTTCTTTGGGCCCTGCATCTGCATCTATATGTGGCCActaagcagttttctggtagacaaGATCCTGTCTGTGTTTTATACCATCTTTACTCCCATTCTGAACCCAGTAGTCTATACTTTGAGAAATGAGGAAGTAAAGGCAgccatgaggaaactgaaaagtAAGCTTCTAGATTCTAACAAGGCAACTCCATTGCATTATTTTTAG
- the LOC130845609 gene encoding olfactory receptor 4K3 — protein sequence MSWNNQSVITEFVLRGLSSSWELQIFYFLFFSIVYAATVLGNLLIVLTIMSEPRLHSPMYFLLGNLSFIDMSLASFATPKMIADLLSEHKAISFEGCITQIFFLHLLGGAEIVLLISMSFDRYVAICKPLRYLTIMNRRMCVGLVTLSWVVGIFHAVSQLAFTVNLPFCGPNEVDSFFCDLPLVIKLACVDTYILGVFMISTSGMIALVCFILLVISYTVILVTVRQRSSGGSSKALSTCSAHFTVVTLFFGPCIFIYVWPFTNFPIDKVLSVFYTIFTPLLNPVIYTLRSKDVKDSMRKLSSCVFKSSKTDHTP from the coding sequence ATGTCCTGGAATAATCAGTCAGTCATAACTGAGTTTGTACTACGGGGTCTCTCCAGTTCTTGGGAACTCCAGATCTtctatttcctgtttttctccatagtCTATGCAGCCACTGTGCTGGGGAACCTCCTCATCGTGCTCACCATCATGTCAGAGCCGCGCCTGCACTCCCCCATGTACTTTCTGCTGGGCAATCTCTCCTTCATTGACATGTCTCTGGCCTCATTTGCCACCCCCAAAATGATTGCAGATCTCCTCAGTGAGCACAAAGCCATCTCTTTTGAAGGCTGCATCACCCAGATATTCTTCCTGCATCTCTTAGGGGGTGCTGAGATTGTGCTGCTGATATCCATGTCTTTTGATAGGTATGTGGCTATTTGTAAGCCTCTACGTTACTTGACCATCATGAACCGGAGAATGTGTGTTGGGCTTGTGACACTCTCCTGGGTTGTTGGCATCTTCCATGCTGTGAGTCAACTAGCATTTACTGTGAATCTGCCCTTCTGTGGACCCAATGAAGTGGACAGTTTCTTTTGTGATCTCCCCTTGGTGATTAAACTCGCCTGTGTAGACACGTACATCCTAGGAGTGTTCATGATCTCTACCAGTGGCATGATTGCCCTAGTGTGCTTCATTCTCCTGGTGATTTCCTACACTGTCATCCTGGTCACTGTTAGGCAACGTTCCTCTGGTGGGTCCTCCAAAGCCCTCTCCACTTGCAGTGCCCACTTCACTGTTGTGACCCTTTTCTTTGGCCCATGCATTTTCATCTATGTGTGGCCTTTTACAAATTTCCCAATAGACAAAGTGCTCTCAGTATTTTATACCATCTTCACTCCCCTCTTGAATCCGGTAATCTATACCCTTAGAAGTAAAGATGTCAAAGATTCCATGAGAAAACTCAGCAGCTGTGTCTTTAAGTCTAGCAAGACTGATCATACCCCTTGA